The following proteins are co-located in the Vigna unguiculata cultivar IT97K-499-35 chromosome 9, ASM411807v1, whole genome shotgun sequence genome:
- the LOC114196178 gene encoding ruBisCO-associated protein-like, whose protein sequence is MVLKEYQIALNFATDYDERDQPTNGIFRPVWNLAQVTPEAIKRFKEKAGSMDVEVEVFISIGNRGNRHPFKSLDREAWIVNATNSLTRLIQEVNLQVDDIDVQYEEIEPPISASLPLCISATLFNKP, encoded by the coding sequence ATGGTCCTGAAGGAGTATCAGATCGCACTCAACTTCGCCACCGATTACGACGAACGCGACCAACCCACCAACGGCATCTTCCGCCCCGTCTGGAACCTTGCGCAAGTAACACCAGAAGCCATCAAGCGGTTCAAGGAGAAGGCCGGAAGCATGGACGTGGAGGTGGAAGTGTTCATCTCCATCGGCAACCGCGGCAACCGTCACCCCTTCAAATCCCTCGACAGAGAAGCATGGATCGTCAACGCCACCAACTCACTCACGCGCCTCATCCAGGAGGTGAACCTCCAAGTGGACGACATCGACGTGCAGTACGAGGAAATCGAGCCCCCGATTTCAGCCTCTCTTCCACTTTGCATTTCAGCCACCCTTTTCAACAAACCCTAA